The following is a genomic window from Leptospira selangorensis.
ATCCCAAACAAGAGGACAAAGATGCAAACTCACTCTATTTCAGATCAAACCGGTTCACTTATAGGTTGGATCACTAAAATTTTTCTGGCTTTAAACTTGGCAGTGTATGCCGGATTTACTATAGCCTTCCTTCTATTTCCGGTTCCTTTAGCGAATTCGATCGGGTATACGATCCATTCAAGTGCAGCGCTTGCGGACTTCAGGGCAATGTATTCAGGTTTATGTTTCGGGGTTGGACTGATAGTATATTATGGTTTAATAAAACCTGAGTTCAAGACCCAGGCTATTCTTCTTTCCGTTGCGAGTGCTGCAGGATTGTTTATAGCAAGACTATACACCCTATTCTTGGACGGGCCAGGGAATGAGTATATTTATCTGAGTATGGCTACCGAAATTGCTTCCGTATTCTTGGGGGCTTGGCTTTTAAGAAAAAATTAAAACTATCGGACCTTCTCCGGAAATAAAAAAGGCGGGTGTAAGCCCGCCTTCTCTTCTTAACAATCAGTTAATCTTAAGGTTTAATTTTTTTGATCAATTTAAGATCCGATTTGCTGAACACTGCGATTTCAGTTTTTCCGGAACCTTCTTCTTTACCGGTAACGTAAATTTTTTCACCGAAGAAAGTTACGTTTGAGTTCGGGCTGATCTCTTCTTCAGTTCCGGCAGTTTTCTTTAAACCTTTGTCGTAACGGCTTAAATAATATTTTCCGTTTCTTTCTTCAAAAGCATAGATCTCTTCCCCTTTGACGATCATTGGAGTTCGCCAGAATACGGAATCACCGGACCAAACTGCAGGTTTCAGTGTTTCTTGATCGATCAGAATGAGTTTGTGAGCTGCTGAGTGATCAGACTCGTAACCAACTACGAGTGCTTTTCCATCCACTACTTCGAACGTACGCCCACAAATCTTGTTAAAGTCACCTTTGAAGATTGTATCATCTTTAGAAGGATCTAACGCGTGAAGTTCGTTGCTATAATGTCCATCAGAAGTGTATTTTAAGGTTTTAAGGAATAGGATTTTTCCACCGACAACGTTCTTGTCGAATTCTTCTTTTTTCTTCTGCTCTTCTTTAACTGTTTCTAACTCTTTTTTAGTTTCTTTCAGTTCTTGTTTGATCTCTTCCTTGGACTTATTGTCGTCGGACTTAGCTTCGGATTTTTTTGAATCTCCGGAAGAAGAACTTTTGGAATCAGAAGAAGATGAGGAAGACTTAGAATCCGATTTACGAGATTCTTCTTTTTTAGCGATCTCCTT
Proteins encoded in this region:
- a CDS encoding DUF4345 family protein; this translates as MQTHSISDQTGSLIGWITKIFLALNLAVYAGFTIAFLLFPVPLANSIGYTIHSSAALADFRAMYSGLCFGVGLIVYYGLIKPEFKTQAILLSVASAAGLFIARLYTLFLDGPGNEYIYLSMATEIASVFLGAWLLRKN